GTAACCTCAATGTTTTGGTACTAAGAagacttgtgtgagtgtgtatatttatatttattattattattaatttcaGTAGCTGTTACTTCTTCTTGGGAGATGCATGTCCAAATTGTCTTGTGCTATTTTTTGTTAAGTGGTACGGTGTTGGAAAAAAAGTATATAAACATAACTGTTTACTGCACTAAAGATATGAATAAAACATTCATCCTGCTAAtgggtgtgcgcgtgtgttcctcctacaagtttacatttacatttagacatttagcagacactcttatccagagcgactaacagtgagtacagggacattcccccacaaggcaagtagggtgaagcgccttgcccaaagacacgtcattttgcacggccggggatcgaaccggcaaccttctgattacagtttttctcgattggttacacacattttcttaatgcatacctcatactctcagaactctacacacaaatcaaaaaaacacacacacagtgggcaaaacccctcacttctcctgcaaaattaaacttaacattcaaaacaatgttatttaatctcaaaatggtattttgttttcaaatgacaaacacaaaccatcatatgaatagacatttataagaaccatttgaacactgatgtgctcaatgtaaaacactatgatgaatggaaaacacttcttcttcattcatcatagtgagttaggcctttttttgttcagtgttacatttactacagacagtacatacataagtgtgttgtaaaatatttgagaatattatttttatactcagaacacagaaatacacggtaacaaatatattttacatatatgtacacagtgtacatcccaaccaacacaaagttacacatacagcggtttacatacaaaacaacagaataattgactgtatagtgtataccgttacattattataatttttctttgtatttgccgtaatgttatggcgttattttctaggaccatgttcatgatttcagtttcctgttcaggagacagaagacgttcccgatcaccttgtgttggtaatctttcagttctgccaaacatatagtaaaatactgtaaataccgtgtaggaatacaaagtaggaatacattttccaaatacttgaaacatactttatttttacagtcctacagaacagtccacaggcaatactttactactgtactcattgagtactgtattgatatgcagtaggcctactgcaattttgtagtgagagtagatttcttacctattctcatttcgtaaagtcccgatgatggatgctacagtgtacctgctcaaatttggctgtactctttgcccagcctccctcattgttgttagaccatggttgactacatggtcaaccaaagcggctcagatctcatcagagattatggtccttggccttcctcatcctcgtcctccctgtcctcctcctcttactctcactcctctgcctctgtttccaatgttggcatccattgctcaaaaacggaaaaggtcacctgttgcctttttattctaaagctctgattgctaattgtaaaactgtgtgacaggtgtttgtctatgcgatgagtcagtgtgcgtatttgaatggcagtgtgttctttgtgaaaacaaaagattttcttcatgaaaattgtgccaaatgcagagaattgtgtgtagtgttttgaaaaaagtgtgtgttagaactgcaatttgagtgtaaagcaggaattgtgcttgtagtttagcacaattggttcatgtggttggtgcatgagttacatgttgtggtcattgtgtgtcaagtaccagtatttgtgtgtaaacaattgagaaaaactgtaatagcctgattccctaaacGCTCAGCCATCCAAAAAGTTTGTGTGTTGCTGCTCGTTAAACTAGTCACACACAGTATCTCAGAAGTAAACACCGAACACAAAAGTACACAGCTATGGCGAGCGGAAAGGGACATGGAGAACCTGCCTAAGGAGACTGTCGTGTGACGTCTACTTCTGGATAAGTAGCCTACGTCGTCGCATCTACTTGTGGATAAttacgtcgtcgccatactatTAAGTACGTTTTAGAATAAATTTATAGTTGCTATAAGCTTTTGCCAGTTTATAATTTGGGTTAGCTTTTTGCAGGTAGCAaagcaatgtcagaagatgacttggGGGTCGTAAACTAAAATAGTGTATGAGGCCCTTTGATTGGCAcattatatttttttacaaaaaagaaATTTGGGAGGGCCCCCGAACAAATGTTTAGTTTATTGGGTTGGTCCGGCCCTTCCCTTGGCCTTGGGATTACAACTCCATGTTTGCACCTTCCAACGGTTCTTAAAACTACCGAAAGTAACTATTGTCGGACCAATAATATAGGTTGAGGGAAGGCTTTAAAAGGAGGCTACCAAACCACCCAACCGCTTGAACAGGTGCTGGATCTCTTTCTGCTGTCAAACTCTGCTGGGCAAGTAATCAAATCTTGAATTTTAAGCACGGCCTCAATTTACATTATTAATACcaagaaaaacaagaaaaaagagAACTCAATGTAAATCCATATCAGGcctattattatattatattcttGTTTTTTGTCGTTCATTAGGTGTCTTCCGGAAACATGTTTTTGCTTGTGGTTTGCATCTTGACACTGCACAGAGTTCACTCTGCATGCAATGTGGTGTGTAAAGTTTTGTTTGTATAAAAACAATCTTTGAGACACTGAACTAATAATAGAGTGCACAGAATACGATAGTTGTATGTAACTAATGTGCAAGATAAAGTTGTGTTCTGACttaactgttttttttctttcatattCTTTTTTGTCCTAAGCAATCAAGTAAGTGCAACTTATAGTCACCAGACTTCACTGTACTCATATCATCATATACAGAATGCCCAATCTAGAATAATCAATTTTATTGTTTAATTAAACATAAATTGACTAACATTAATTAGCATTCAATGTTGCATTGATCATGTGTTTTATGAAACCCAATACTGGTTATGATTCAATGTAGATTAAGAAATGTTGATGGGCTTTTATATATTTTCAAATATGTGTGTAGACATTTGCACAAACAGCACAGCAGTTCAGACGGAAATCCTTGACCAGCATAACACTTTCAGGCGAGCTGTTCAGCCTACGGCAAGTGACATGCTCAAGATGGTAAGCTTTCATGTCTACAGTTTCATACCAGTCCTTCTGAACCGACGGTGACTTGATATTCATATCTTTACTTATGTACAAACACAGTTGTGTTTGTCACACAATTGGTTGGTTTGATTTTGATGGGTAACTATTCAAAAGGTCAACACCAAACGTTACCGACCCATCATTTGCATGCTGTTTGTACCTTGCAGAGCTGGAGTGAGGAGGCTGCAGCCAATGCTCAGGCATGGGTTGATACCTGTTCCATGGCTCATGGTCCACCCAGCAGTCGCATGATTGGAGGTATAACATATAAACGTATAAATTAAAACATCTTCACTCATCCCATTGGTGTTTTTTCACTGATATATCTACCCACTCTACAGGGTACTGTATGATTTCAAGGTACTCCCAGTACTTACCTGCTAAATTACTAATATTTAACTTACATAATGCATATCAATCATACAGTTGAGTAGCTTGGTTAACAGATGGCTCACTTCACTTATCAGTTGGGCATCTGAATATCACAGAGATATGATCAACCAATCagtcaaaacaacaaatcacATGACCTAAAATTCTGGGACCCCAACATCTTTCTATAGGCACAGTGTTCCTAGAGTATACCAAGAAATGTATATATTACATTATTATGTGGATACACTGTATATCTATGTAGGTTTGTGTTTCTTTTCTCATTTCCATGATGAACAGACTATGAATGTGGCGAGAACCTCTTAAAAACATCTGCATCATCTGCGTGGACGAAGGTTGTCATAACCTGGCACAGTGAAGTCTTGAATTACCTATATCCTAATGGCTCAAT
Above is a window of Osmerus mordax isolate fOsmMor3 chromosome 18, fOsmMor3.pri, whole genome shotgun sequence DNA encoding:
- the LOC136962589 gene encoding cysteine-rich venom protein-like, giving the protein MFLLVVCILTLHRVHSACNVQSNICTNSTAVQTEILDQHNTFRRAVQPTASDMLKMSWSEEAAANAQAWVDTCSMAHGPPSSRMIGDYECGENLLKTSASSAWTKVVITWHSEVLNYLYPNGSINGKSIGHYTQVVWNSSYKIGCGVALCPGSVYFYGCHYYRAGNFRGVRPYKVGAPCARCPNACENNLCTNPCPYVNKYPNCAALKAKAGCSNIWVSDNCPALCKCHSEIIPIARK